Proteins found in one Epinephelus fuscoguttatus linkage group LG4, E.fuscoguttatus.final_Chr_v1 genomic segment:
- the tle3a gene encoding transducin-like enhancer protein 3-A produces MYPQGRHPAPHQPGQPGFKFTVAESCDRIKDEFQFLQAQYHSLKVEYDKLANEKTEMQRHYVMYYEMSYGLNIEMHKQTEIAKRLNAILAQIMPFLSQEHQQQVAQAVERAKQVTMTELNAIIGVRGLPNLPLTQQQAAYPALMQQQLQAQHLSHAAHGPPVQLPPHPSGLPPPGIPPVTGSGSGLLALGALGSQAHLPVKDEKNHHDLEHRGEEFKHTAVQLGIGCLTTSTNNSVSPSESLRTASEKHRSSSDYSLDSKKRKVEEKDSMSRYDSDGEKSDDLVVDVSNEDPATPRASPAHSPPENGIDKPRPPKKDTPNSPASVASSGSTPSSKAKELSHNDKSSTPGLKSNTPTPRNDAPTPGTSSTPGLRPILGKPPGMEALAAPALRTPLSIAGSYPTPFAMMGHHEMNGGLTSPGVYAGLHISPQMSAAAAAAYGRSPMGFDPHTHMRAPGLPASLTSISGGKPAYSFHVSADGQMQPVPFPPDALIGPGIPRHARQINTLSHGEVVCAVTISNPTRHVYTGGKGCVKIWDISQPGSKSPVSQLDCLNRDNYIRSCKLLPDGRTLIVGGEASTLTIWDLASQTPRIKAELTSSAPACYALAISPDAKVCFSCCSDGNIAVWDLHNQTLVRQFQGHTDGASCIDISHDGTKLWTGGLDNTVRSWDLREGRQLQQHDFTSQIFSLGYCPTGEWLAVGMESSNVEVLHHSKPDKYQLHLHESCVLSLKFAYCGKWFVSTGKDNLLNAWRTPYGASIFQSKESSSVLSCDISTDDKYIVTGSGDKKATVYEVIY; encoded by the exons TATTACGAGATGTCCTACGGGCTGAACATAGAGATGCACAAACAG ACGGAGATTGCCAAACGGCTCAACGCAATTTTAGCTCAAATTATGCCTTTCCTGTCACAAGAG CACCAACAGCAGGTTGCTCAGGCAGTGGAGCGGGCTAAGCAGGTGACTATGACTGAGCTGAATGCTATCATCGGGGTACGTGGACTTCCCAATCTGCCTCTCACC cagcagcaagcTGCCTACCCTGCTCTCATG cagcagcagctccaggcACAGCACCTCTCCCATGCTGCTCACGGGCCTCCGGTCCAGCTGCCACCTCACCCCTCAGGCCTGCCGCCGCCTGGCATCCCTCCTGTGACAGGCTCCGGATCAGGCCTGCTGGCACTCGGTGCCCTGGGAAGCCAAGCCCACCTCCCAGTGAAGGATGAGAAGAACCACCATGATCTGGAGCACAGAGGTGAGGAGTTCAAGCATACTGCTGTCCAATTAGGCATTGGCTGCTTAACCA CATCCACA AATAACTCCGTATCCCCCTCCGAAAGCTTACGCACAGCCAGTGAGAAGCACCGCAGCTCCTCTGACTATAGTTTGGACTCTAAGAAACGCAAAGTGGAGGAGAAGGACAGCATGAGCAGATAT GACAGTGATGGAGAGAAAAGTGATGACCTGGTGGTAGATGTGTCTAATGAG GACCCTGCCACTCCGCGGGCAAGCCCAGCCCACTCACCACCTGAAAATGGCATTGACAAGCCCCGCCCTCCAAAGAAAGACACCCCCAACAGCCCTGCGTCAGTGGCATCCTCTGGAAGCACCCCATCATCCAAGGCCAAGGAGCTCAGTCAT AATGACAAATCCTCCACGCCTGGCCTCAAGTCcaacacccccaccccccgcaACGATGCCCCCACCCCTGGCACCAGCTCCACTCCCGGGCTCAGACCCATCCTGGGCAAACCACCAGGCATGGAGGCTCTTG CAGCCCCAGCTTTGCGGACCCCTCTGTCCATCGCAGGCTCCTACCCTACCCCCTTTGCCATGATGGGCCATCATGAAATGAACGGAGGCCTGACGAGTCCTGGTGTGTATGCTGGTCTGCACATCTCCCCTCAGATGAgcgctgcagcagctgcagcctaTGGACGCTCCCCCATG GGGTTTGATCCTCACACCCACATGAGAGCTCCAGGCCTTCCAGCCAGCCTCACATCCATCTCTGGTGGCAAACC GGCTTACTCCTTCCACGTCAGCGCAGATGGTCAGATGCAGCCCGTGCCCTTCCCACCCGATGCCCTCATCGGCCCCGGTATCCCACGCCACGCCCGACAGATCAACACGCTGAGCCATGGCGAGGTGGTGTGCGCTGTTACCATCAGCAACCCCACACGTCATGTCTACACTGGTGGCAAAGGCTGTGTCAAAATCTGGGACATCAGCCAACCTGGCAGCAAGAGCCCGGTGTCCCAACTGGACTGTCTG AACAGGGATAACTACATCCGCTCCTGTAAGCTGCTGCCTGATGGTCGCACATTGATTGTTGGAGGCGAGGCCAGCACATTGACCATCTGGGATCTGGCCTCTCAGACACCCCGCATCAAGGCTGAGCTCACCTCCTCAGCCCCGGCATGCTACGCCTTGGCCATCAGCCCTGATGCCAAAGTCTGCTTCTCCTGCTGCAGTGATGGGAACATTGCCGTTTGGGACCTGCACAACCAGACTCTCGTCAG GCAGTTCCAGGGTCACACGGATGGTGCTAGCTGTATCGACATATCCCATGACGGCACTAAGCTGTGGACGGGCGGTCTTGACAACACTGTCCGCTCCTGGGATCTGAGGGAGGGTcgacagctgcagcagcatgaCTTCACTTCACAG ATCTTCTCCTTGGGCTACTGTCCGACTGGAGAGTGGCTGGCTGTGGGCATGGAGAGCAGCAACGTGGAGGTGCTCCACCACTCAAAGCCTGACAAGTATCAGCTCCACCTGCACGAGAGCTGTGTCCTCTCCCTTAAGTTCGCCTATTGtg GTAAATGGTTCGTAAGCACTGGGAAGGACAATCTGTTGAATGCTTGGAGGACTCCGTATGGCGCCAGCATATTCCAG TCCAAGGAATCCTCATCTGTCCTCAGCTGTGACATCTCGACAGACGACAAGTATATTGTGACAGGCTCTGGTGACAAGAAGGCCACTGTATATGAAGTGATCTACTAG